A stretch of the Campylobacter sp. 19-13652 genome encodes the following:
- the trpA gene encoding tryptophan synthase subunit alpha, which produces MDRLCDKFKLKKANIGYVVAGYPSLEYTANLLESLDDSCLDVLELGLPYSDPLADGEVIAKASFSAQRAGINADKVFDMLDGLSKKPNAALVFLVYYNIIYAYGMDKFIARAAKAGISGLIVPDLPFEEASELKLACEGADMALVPLISVTSGDRVQMLKGYDRGFVYLVGAIGVSGSKRASKERLKAMRESIAEVSNLPVAVGFGVRDSTGVAEVHSYANGAIIGTAIVQASQSMKEGELIAHINGLFGRV; this is translated from the coding sequence ATGGATAGGCTTTGTGATAAATTTAAACTTAAAAAGGCAAATATCGGTTACGTTGTCGCAGGCTATCCTAGCCTTGAATACACGGCTAATTTGCTTGAGAGTCTAGACGATAGCTGCCTTGACGTGCTTGAGCTTGGCTTGCCATACTCTGACCCTCTAGCAGATGGCGAAGTCATCGCAAAGGCTAGCTTTAGCGCACAAAGAGCTGGCATAAATGCTGATAAAGTCTTTGACATGCTAGATGGCTTAAGTAAAAAGCCAAATGCCGCACTTGTGTTTTTAGTTTATTATAATATCATCTACGCATATGGCATGGATAAATTTATAGCGCGTGCCGCAAAGGCTGGCATAAGTGGGCTTATAGTGCCGGATCTGCCCTTTGAGGAGGCTAGCGAGCTAAAGCTAGCCTGCGAGGGCGCTGACATGGCGCTGGTGCCGCTTATTAGCGTAACCTCAGGGGATAGGGTGCAAATGCTAAAAGGCTATGATCGAGGGTTTGTCTATCTTGTGGGCGCAATAGGCGTAAGCGGAAGCAAAAGAGCGAGCAAGGAGCGGCTTAAGGCCATGAGAGAGAGTATTGCTGAGGTATCAAATTTACCTGTGGCGGTGGGTTTTGGCGTGAGGGATAGTACTGGCGTGGCTGAGGTGCATTCGTATGCAAACGGCGCTATAATAGGCACAGCTATCGTGCAAGCTAGCCAAAGCATGAAAGAGGGCGAGCTAATTGCGCACATAAATGGGCTTTTTGGTAGGGTTTAG
- a CDS encoding TetR/AcrR family transcriptional regulator: protein MSAYIKAPKRREIIMKTALELFMQNGYERTNMTDIVAISGGSLSSIYKFFDSKEGLFAAIIEDRISKFYDEMGEQLNLPESVGLEEFLTRFGDAYLELLDVRRQLRFAGLS, encoded by the coding sequence ATGAGCGCATACATAAAAGCCCCAAAACGCCGTGAAATAATAATGAAAACCGCACTTGAGCTATTTATGCAAAATGGCTATGAGCGCACAAATATGACTGATATTGTAGCTATTAGCGGCGGGTCTTTATCTAGTATTTATAAATTTTTTGATAGCAAAGAGGGGCTTTTTGCAGCGATTATTGAGGACAGGATCTCTAAATTTTATGATGAGATGGGCGAGCAACTAAACCTACCAGAATCAGTCGGTCTTGAGGAGTTTTTAACGCGCTTTGGCGATGCATACTTGGAACTTTTGGACGTGCGGAGACAACTGCGCTTTGCAGGCTTGTCATAA
- a CDS encoding efflux transporter outer membrane subunit, whose amino-acid sequence MIKSHVIALSLCAVLAGCAFRPELPNAKQEFSGSVNDVKISNEWWKEFNDEKLNALIEKAFSNNLDLKITYINLKKAAASLGIQKADWLPSLNASAGASRANVAHEANPSSGFSLRAGLSYELDIWGKVRDSVDMAKANLRATNYDYDAARISLAASVAKGYFNLASLLAQRAVYEKNLKNYEATRDLYADKLKLGAISKSEYLQSEASVQNAEISLVNLDISISAAQAALHILTGASNDEIIYSATDIGKNDEVAINTGISAQLLDHRPDVAAAWQRVVSANAALGVAKKAWLPSISLSAGFGYTSDRLDTLINPANSAWSLGGSLAQMIFDGGKINANIDIAKLSEDAAFINYESTVRTAISEAVTAIDAASKSLSAKRKNAERLKTQEEIYDITQIQYDSGAVEYISLLDAQRSLLNAQLELAKSEFNQKSAIVDLFKAMGGGWNKELSQEN is encoded by the coding sequence ATGATAAAATCGCACGTCATCGCACTATCACTATGCGCTGTTTTGGCTGGTTGCGCATTTCGTCCGGAGCTACCTAACGCAAAGCAGGAGTTTAGCGGAAGCGTAAACGATGTGAAAATAAGCAATGAGTGGTGGAAAGAATTTAATGACGAAAAGCTAAATGCTCTAATCGAAAAGGCTTTTAGCAACAATCTTGATTTAAAAATCACTTATATAAATTTAAAAAAAGCAGCCGCAAGCCTAGGGATACAAAAAGCCGACTGGCTACCTAGCCTAAATGCAAGCGCAGGAGCTAGCAGGGCAAACGTAGCCCACGAGGCAAATCCTAGCAGTGGCTTTAGTCTGCGTGCTGGATTAAGCTATGAGCTTGATATATGGGGCAAGGTAAGAGATAGCGTAGATATGGCTAAAGCAAATTTAAGAGCCACAAACTACGACTATGACGCCGCTCGCATAAGCCTAGCAGCAAGCGTAGCAAAGGGGTATTTTAATCTAGCCAGCCTACTAGCACAGCGTGCAGTATATGAAAAAAACCTAAAAAACTACGAAGCCACAAGAGACCTTTACGCTGACAAGCTAAAGCTTGGCGCAATAAGCAAAAGCGAATATCTCCAAAGCGAAGCAAGCGTGCAAAATGCCGAGATAAGCTTAGTCAATCTTGACATTAGCATTAGCGCCGCACAAGCAGCACTGCATATACTAACAGGCGCAAGCAACGACGAGATAATATACTCTGCTACAGACATTGGCAAAAACGATGAAGTAGCGATAAACACAGGCATAAGCGCACAGCTACTAGATCACCGCCCAGACGTAGCAGCCGCGTGGCAGCGTGTAGTAAGCGCAAACGCCGCACTTGGCGTGGCTAAAAAGGCATGGCTACCATCTATCTCACTCTCAGCAGGCTTTGGCTATACCAGCGATAGGCTTGATACGCTTATAAACCCTGCAAACTCGGCTTGGTCGCTTGGAGGAAGCCTAGCACAGATGATATTTGATGGCGGCAAAATAAATGCAAATATCGACATAGCAAAGCTTAGTGAGGACGCTGCTTTTATAAACTACGAAAGCACCGTACGCACAGCAATCAGCGAAGCAGTAACGGCAATAGACGCAGCTAGCAAAAGCTTAAGTGCAAAGCGCAAAAATGCCGAGCGCTTAAAAACGCAAGAGGAAATTTATGACATCACTCAAATCCAATATGACAGTGGCGCGGTCGAGTATATCAGCCTGCTTGACGCACAACGTAGCCTGCTAAACGCACAGCTTGAGCTAGCTAAATCTGAGTTTAACCAAAAAAGCGCAATAGTGGATCTTTTTAAGGCTATGGGCGGCGGCTGGAATAAAGAGCTATCACAAGAAAACTGA
- the fliN gene encoding flagellar motor switch protein FliN produces MSEEIEIVEGGELILGEGTGLFKSYDELMDISVDFIAELGTTTISIAELLRLEAGSVIDLEKPAGESVELYINNRIFGKGEVMVYEKNLAIRINEILDSKSVIQYFKKELL; encoded by the coding sequence ATGAGCGAAGAAATAGAGATAGTGGAAGGCGGCGAGCTAATCCTAGGTGAGGGGACTGGACTTTTTAAAAGCTACGATGAGCTGATGGATATTAGCGTCGATTTTATCGCTGAGCTTGGGACGACGACTATTAGTATAGCTGAGCTTTTACGGCTTGAAGCAGGTAGTGTTATCGACCTAGAAAAGCCTGCTGGAGAGAGCGTGGAGCTATATATTAATAATAGAATTTTTGGCAAGGGCGAGGTTATGGTGTATGAGAAAAATTTAGCCATAAGGATAAATGAGATACTTGACTCAAAATCTGTAATCCAGTACTTTAAAAAGGAGCTTTTATGA
- a CDS encoding efflux RND transporter permease subunit: protein MFSKFFITRPIFATVLSLIIVIAGLMSIKSLPVEEYPQLTPPQVTVNATYTGADAAAIAQTVASVLEDQINGVENMIYMQSTASASGSMNLSVYFKVGSDPKQATIDVNNRVQAALARLPQEVQQYGVTVRERSSSILGAVSFMSDDTSMTDIELNNYVILNVADEIKRVEGVGDARVIGDKDYAMRIWLKPDLLAKYNISIPEVLNAISVQNKQYAAGKIAQEPLAIKAPYVYSIKPEGRLSSVQEFKNIIIRADKQSAILHLGDVADVEVGAQSYAFSSYVSNKRSAIMLVFLQSGANALATMDGIKKRLKELAPSYPNGMYANVNYDTTTFVQVSIEEVVHTFIEAMVLVMIVIYMFLKSFRATIIPMLAVPVSIIGTFAGLYAMGFSINLITLFALVLAIGIVVDDAIIVIENVERIMEEEPNLSIKEATIKAMSEVTTPVISIVLVLSAVFIPVSFMEGFVGVIQRQFALTLTVSVALSGLVALTLTPALCAVFLKRGHNKPFWFVRKFNDFFDFSTNLFSAGVAKILRHVIPSLIIVAIIIGSMIELFKHVPSGLVPSEDKGYAMTITYLPPASNAWRTNEEMKDLTNKFLQNPNIDLVVSLAGYDLISGTLRSDAGVSFIRLKDWSERKLPNQHIDALLGPLNGAVASSKDSLSFVLNLPPIMGLSLTGGFEAYLQNRSGKSYNEIEADVQKMLAAANARPELVRVRTTLETGYPRYDMSVDYAKARLLGVDKDAIFSTLAATFGSYYINDFNMLGKSYRVYAKAKSEFTDSPADLATIFVKSSNGTQVPLSSLVSIKRSVGPDLVERFNLFPAAKIMGDPAPGYSSGDAINAIIEVVNQTLGTNEYSLGWAGSSYQEVESSGKGAIAFVFGIVFVFLILAAQYERWLIPLAVITAVPFAVFGSLLATWARGLSDDIYFQVGLLLLIGLSAKNAILIVEFAMNERENGKGIVEAAISAAKLRFRPIVMTSIAFGLGIVPLVISSGAGAASRHSLGTGVLGGMIAATTISIFFVPLFYYLLESLNEKVWNKKGGEK from the coding sequence ATGTTTTCTAAATTTTTCATCACCCGTCCGATATTTGCGACTGTTTTATCGCTTATAATCGTCATAGCTGGGCTTATGAGCATAAAGTCTTTGCCTGTTGAGGAGTATCCGCAGCTTACTCCGCCGCAAGTAACGGTAAATGCCACCTACACAGGCGCTGACGCAGCAGCAATAGCCCAGACTGTGGCTAGCGTATTAGAGGATCAGATAAACGGTGTGGAGAATATGATATATATGCAAAGCACCGCAAGCGCATCTGGAAGTATGAACTTAAGCGTCTATTTTAAGGTAGGATCAGACCCAAAACAAGCCACCATAGATGTAAACAACCGCGTACAAGCAGCCCTAGCAAGGCTTCCGCAGGAGGTTCAACAGTACGGCGTAACAGTACGCGAACGCTCTAGCTCTATACTTGGCGCTGTCTCATTTATGAGCGATGACACCAGTATGACAGACATTGAGCTAAATAACTATGTAATATTAAACGTCGCCGATGAGATAAAGCGCGTCGAGGGCGTAGGTGATGCAAGAGTAATAGGCGATAAAGACTACGCTATGAGAATCTGGCTAAAGCCTGATTTATTAGCTAAATACAACATCTCAATCCCAGAAGTACTAAACGCCATAAGCGTACAAAACAAGCAGTACGCAGCAGGTAAAATCGCTCAAGAGCCACTAGCCATAAAAGCCCCATACGTATACAGCATAAAACCAGAAGGCAGGCTATCTAGTGTACAGGAGTTTAAAAACATCATAATACGCGCAGATAAGCAAAGTGCGATTTTGCATTTAGGCGATGTGGCCGATGTCGAAGTAGGAGCACAAAGTTACGCCTTTAGTTCATATGTAAGTAATAAGCGTTCAGCTATCATGCTTGTGTTTTTACAAAGTGGAGCAAATGCACTTGCGACTATGGACGGCATAAAAAAGAGACTAAAAGAGCTAGCACCTAGCTATCCAAACGGCATGTACGCAAACGTAAACTACGACACCACGACATTTGTACAGGTAAGTATAGAGGAGGTCGTGCATACATTTATAGAGGCTATGGTGCTTGTTATGATTGTTATTTATATGTTCTTAAAATCTTTCCGCGCAACAATCATACCTATGCTTGCGGTGCCAGTTTCTATCATAGGCACATTTGCTGGGCTTTATGCCATGGGCTTTAGCATAAATTTAATCACGCTTTTTGCCCTGGTTCTTGCCATCGGCATTGTGGTTGATGACGCCATTATCGTGATTGAAAACGTCGAGCGTATAATGGAGGAGGAGCCAAATTTAAGCATAAAAGAGGCCACTATAAAAGCCATGAGCGAGGTTACCACGCCGGTAATTTCTATCGTACTAGTGCTTTCAGCGGTATTTATCCCAGTTTCTTTTATGGAGGGCTTTGTGGGAGTCATACAGCGCCAGTTTGCACTTACTCTTACTGTATCGGTTGCGCTTTCTGGGCTTGTGGCACTTACTCTTACACCTGCACTTTGTGCGGTATTTTTAAAACGAGGACACAATAAGCCGTTTTGGTTTGTACGTAAATTTAATGACTTTTTTGACTTTTCTACAAATTTATTTAGCGCTGGTGTAGCAAAAATTTTACGCCATGTAATCCCTAGCCTAATAATAGTAGCCATAATAATAGGCTCTATGATAGAGCTATTTAAGCACGTTCCTAGTGGGCTAGTACCTAGCGAGGATAAGGGCTATGCCATGACTATTACCTACTTGCCACCAGCTTCAAACGCATGGCGCACAAATGAGGAAATGAAAGACTTAACAAACAAATTCCTACAAAATCCAAACATAGACCTAGTCGTATCCCTAGCAGGCTATGATCTAATAAGCGGTACGCTAAGATCAGACGCTGGCGTTAGCTTTATAAGGCTTAAAGACTGGAGCGAAAGAAAGCTACCTAATCAGCACATAGACGCACTTTTAGGGCCACTAAACGGCGCAGTAGCTAGCTCAAAAGATAGCCTTAGCTTTGTATTAAATTTACCACCCATTATGGGACTTAGCTTAACTGGAGGCTTTGAGGCGTACTTACAAAACAGAAGCGGAAAAAGCTACAATGAAATAGAAGCTGACGTGCAAAAAATGCTAGCAGCTGCAAACGCACGCCCTGAGCTAGTACGCGTACGAACCACGCTAGAGACTGGCTATCCACGCTACGATATGAGCGTTGATTACGCTAAGGCACGATTACTTGGCGTTGATAAAGATGCGATTTTTAGCACCCTGGCGGCGACTTTTGGAAGCTATTATATAAATGATTTTAACATGCTTGGGAAAAGCTATAGAGTATACGCAAAGGCAAAGAGCGAATTTACAGACAGTCCAGCTGATTTAGCCACTATATTTGTAAAAAGCTCAAACGGTACTCAAGTGCCTTTAAGCTCACTTGTAAGCATAAAGCGAAGCGTGGGTCCTGATTTGGTTGAGAGGTTCAACCTCTTTCCAGCGGCAAAAATCATGGGAGATCCAGCCCCTGGATACAGCTCAGGAGACGCAATAAATGCTATAATAGAGGTGGTAAATCAAACCCTAGGCACAAACGAGTACTCACTAGGATGGGCAGGCTCTAGCTATCAAGAAGTAGAAAGTAGCGGTAAAGGAGCGATAGCATTTGTATTTGGTATAGTTTTTGTTTTCCTTATCCTAGCAGCTCAGTATGAAAGATGGCTTATACCGCTAGCTGTAATTACTGCGGTGCCTTTTGCGGTATTTGGCTCGCTTCTTGCTACTTGGGCTAGGGGGCTTAGTGATGATATTTATTTTCAAGTAGGACTATTACTACTTATCGGATTATCGGCTAAAAACGCTATTTTGATAGTTGAGTTTGCTATGAACGAGCGCGAAAACGGCAAGGGCATAGTAGAGGCAGCTATCTCAGCAGCAAAGCTTCGCTTCCGTCCTATCGTGATGACTTCAATCGCCTTTGGACTTGGCATCGTCCCATTAGTAATCAGTAGCGGAGCTGGAGCTGCAAGCCGCCACAGTCTAGGTACTGGCGTGCTTGGTGGTATGATAGCAGCGACTACGATTTCGATATTTTTCGTACCGCTATTTTACTATCTGCTTGAAAGTCTAAATGAAAAAGTATGGAACAAAAAAGGAGGAGAAAAATGA
- the rpsU gene encoding 30S ribosomal protein S21 → MPGIKVHPNESFDEAYRRFKKQVDRNLIVTEVRARRFFEPKTEIRKKQKISARKKMLKRLYMLRRYESRL, encoded by the coding sequence GTGCCAGGTATCAAGGTACATCCAAACGAGTCTTTTGACGAAGCGTACCGCCGTTTTAAAAAGCAGGTTGATAGAAATCTAATCGTAACTGAGGTTAGAGCTCGCCGCTTTTTCGAGCCAAAGACTGAGATCCGTAAAAAGCAAAAGATCTCAGCTCGCAAAAAGATGCTTAAGCGTCTTTATATGCTACGCCGCTACGAGTCAAGACTCTAA
- a CDS encoding efflux RND transporter periplasmic adaptor subunit, producing MKWYLTMPVLAALVFSGCDILSSKEESKQAATPQAYPAMPVDVITVSAQDLPLSFTYPARLESPQNVNLLPKVSGTIISQNFKAGQKVKKGEVLFKLDPDMYAAQAQSARAAAKSAEAEYNRISALFKKGASSQKEMDNAKASKDSTEAALKIAELNLNYTSIIAPFSGTISDKLADVGSFAIANQTPLARLTKTDEIDAVYYISDVDALAAGQKLQSKEWSKENQKATLNIAGKSYEGEVKFIDSVIDANTGSILAKASFKNVDSSLFVGAVGDVTVSGFIQKNGFKIPQIAVLQDATSAYVLLAKDGKAYKQNINVVYQTPEYVVINDGLKDGDMIIIDNFRKIRPGAPVAISSQAKSNTAHQSKSE from the coding sequence ATGAAATGGTATCTTACTATGCCTGTTTTAGCGGCATTAGTTTTTAGTGGCTGCGATATTTTAAGCAGCAAAGAAGAATCTAAACAAGCCGCCACACCGCAAGCTTATCCAGCTATGCCAGTTGACGTCATCACTGTAAGCGCACAGGACTTGCCGCTTAGCTTTACATACCCTGCTCGACTAGAAAGCCCACAAAATGTAAACCTCCTACCAAAAGTAAGTGGCACTATAATCTCACAAAATTTCAAAGCAGGACAAAAAGTGAAAAAAGGCGAAGTGCTTTTTAAGCTAGACCCTGATATGTACGCCGCACAAGCACAAAGCGCAAGAGCAGCCGCAAAAAGTGCAGAAGCTGAATATAACCGTATAAGCGCACTTTTTAAAAAAGGTGCAAGTAGCCAAAAAGAGATGGATAATGCAAAGGCTAGCAAAGATAGCACAGAAGCAGCTTTAAAAATAGCTGAATTAAATTTAAACTACACCTCAATAATCGCTCCATTTAGCGGTACCATAAGCGATAAGCTAGCCGATGTAGGAAGCTTTGCTATAGCAAATCAAACACCACTAGCGCGCCTTACTAAAACGGACGAGATAGATGCGGTTTATTATATCTCTGACGTAGACGCACTGGCTGCGGGTCAAAAGCTACAAAGCAAAGAGTGGAGCAAAGAAAATCAAAAAGCAACCCTAAATATAGCCGGCAAAAGCTACGAGGGCGAGGTTAAATTTATAGATAGCGTAATAGACGCAAACACTGGCTCTATCTTAGCAAAAGCGAGCTTTAAAAACGTAGACTCAAGCTTATTTGTAGGCGCTGTAGGAGATGTAACAGTGTCTGGTTTTATACAAAAAAATGGCTTTAAAATCCCTCAAATAGCTGTCCTTCAAGATGCCACAAGCGCCTACGTGCTACTAGCAAAAGACGGCAAGGCATACAAACAAAACATAAACGTAGTTTACCAAACGCCTGAATACGTAGTGATAAACGATGGCTTAAAAGATGGCGACATGATAATAATAGACAACTTCCGTAAAATAAGACCTGGCGCACCAGTAGCTATAAGCTCACAAGCTAAATCAAACACCGCCCATCAAAGTAAAAGCGAATAA
- the trpB gene encoding tryptophan synthase subunit beta produces MNKKAYFGKFGGQFVPETAMAALSELEAAYLSIAQSDEFKAELDLLLAEYVGRPTPLYHARRLSEHYGHEIYLKREDLCHTGAHKINNALAQCLLAKKMGKKRVIAETGAGQHGVATATAAALLGLECEVYMGAVDVARQSLNVFRMELLGASVVSISDGLGTLKEATTAAIQAWVNGVEEIFYVIGSVVGPHPYPKMVRDFQSVIGRETKSQLKSRGLSADYVIACVGGGSNAMGIFHEFVGDESVGLIGVEAAGLGASTPYHAATITRGAEGIIHGMKTIVLQDRYGMIEEVHSISAGLDYPGIGPEHAHLNDIKRATYAPITDDECINALRLVSRLEGIIPAIESAHALAYLEYLCPSLKEPKVIVVNVSGRGDKDMSSIANYEKGKIYG; encoded by the coding sequence TCTAAGTATCGCACAAAGCGATGAGTTTAAAGCTGAGCTTGATTTGCTTTTGGCTGAGTATGTAGGGCGTCCGACGCCACTATATCATGCAAGGCGTCTAAGCGAGCATTACGGACATGAAATTTATCTAAAGCGTGAGGATCTTTGCCATACTGGTGCTCATAAGATAAATAATGCCTTAGCGCAGTGTCTGCTAGCTAAAAAAATGGGCAAAAAACGAGTCATAGCCGAGACTGGGGCTGGACAGCACGGAGTGGCGACTGCGACTGCGGCGGCACTTTTGGGGCTTGAGTGTGAGGTTTATATGGGTGCTGTTGACGTGGCTAGACAGAGCTTAAACGTCTTTCGTATGGAGCTTTTAGGGGCTAGTGTGGTAAGCATTAGTGATGGCTTAGGCACTTTAAAAGAGGCTACAACCGCCGCGATTCAGGCTTGGGTAAATGGCGTGGAGGAGATATTTTACGTCATAGGCTCAGTTGTGGGACCACACCCATACCCAAAAATGGTGCGAGATTTTCAAAGCGTGATAGGACGAGAGACAAAATCCCAGCTTAAAAGCCGTGGCTTAAGCGCTGATTATGTCATAGCCTGCGTTGGTGGCGGAAGCAATGCCATGGGGATATTTCATGAGTTTGTAGGCGATGAGAGCGTGGGTTTAATAGGCGTAGAAGCTGCAGGGCTAGGTGCTAGCACGCCATATCACGCAGCTACTATCACACGTGGAGCAGAGGGGATAATCCACGGAATGAAAACCATCGTTTTGCAGGATAGATATGGCATGATAGAGGAGGTGCATAGCATATCTGCTGGGCTTGATTATCCAGGTATCGGACCAGAGCATGCGCACCTAAATGATATAAAAAGAGCCACATACGCCCCTATAACTGATGATGAGTGCATAAACGCCCTGCGCTTAGTTTCTCGCCTTGAGGGGATAATCCCAGCTATTGAGAGTGCGCATGCGCTGGCATATTTGGAGTATCTCTGTCCTAGTTTAAAAGAGCCTAAAGTCATAGTTGTAAACGTAAGTGGCAGGGGGGATAAGGACATGTCAAGCATAGCAAATTACGAAAAAGGAAAAATTTATGGATAG
- the ccoG gene encoding cytochrome c oxidase accessory protein CcoG: MVAQILAYAKKRHIAYLFLTIIVFALPFISINGTHLFLLSFEHKHLELGFVKFDMQELYLMPFLFILLFLFIFFITTLAGRVWCGWACPQTIFRYIYRDLIQTKIFGIYKSSTNRQKQAKKSLFIKFMAVVLFAPVAFLAACNFMWYFVPPFEFFEHLNQGLEYPLTLGITAGLTAWLIFDITVLQEKFCIYSCPYARVQSVMFDNDTMQVIYNTNRGGAVYEDGVKLFKKPREGECTGCEACVRICPTHIDIRKGMQLECINCLECADACSKTMAAFNQPSLISWSSANSIKSHQRVKFMRFRTVAYLIVLVIAFCALLAMSEKKENMLLNINRTSELYNVTDDGKVQNSYLFLFQNTDDVAHSYYFEIENKNLSIIKPKEPFKINANQKLRIIVTIQSDKAASKEEQVLVNAYATDDKERIHVKRKSIFIYPKENR; this comes from the coding sequence ATGGTAGCCCAAATACTCGCCTACGCCAAAAAGCGCCATATCGCCTATCTTTTTCTGACTATAATCGTGTTTGCTCTGCCATTTATAAGCATAAACGGCACTCATTTATTTTTGCTGAGTTTTGAGCATAAGCACCTAGAGCTTGGGTTTGTTAAGTTTGACATGCAAGAGCTTTATCTGATGCCTTTTTTATTTATTTTGCTATTTTTATTTATATTTTTTATTACCACTTTGGCTGGGCGTGTGTGGTGTGGCTGGGCGTGTCCGCAGACTATTTTTAGATATATTTACAGAGATTTAATCCAGACAAAGATTTTTGGAATTTATAAAAGCAGCACAAACCGCCAAAAGCAGGCAAAAAAGTCGCTTTTTATAAAATTTATGGCAGTGGTTTTATTTGCGCCTGTGGCATTTTTAGCAGCCTGTAATTTTATGTGGTATTTTGTGCCACCATTTGAGTTTTTCGAGCATTTAAATCAGGGGCTTGAGTATCCTTTAACGCTTGGCATTACAGCTGGATTAACAGCATGGCTTATCTTTGATATTACGGTTTTACAGGAAAAATTCTGCATCTATTCCTGTCCATACGCTAGAGTGCAGTCAGTGATGTTTGATAATGACACCATGCAAGTAATTTATAACACAAACCGTGGCGGAGCAGTATACGAAGATGGAGTTAAGCTATTTAAAAAGCCACGAGAGGGCGAGTGCACTGGCTGTGAGGCGTGCGTAAGAATTTGTCCTACACACATAGATATAAGAAAGGGAATGCAGCTTGAGTGCATAAACTGCCTAGAGTGTGCTGACGCATGCAGTAAGACTATGGCGGCATTTAATCAGCCATCTCTCATATCATGGAGCAGCGCAAATAGCATAAAATCGCACCAAAGAGTCAAATTTATGCGCTTTCGCACGGTGGCATATCTAATCGTGCTGGTCATTGCATTTTGCGCTCTTTTAGCTATGAGCGAGAAAAAGGAAAATATGCTTTTAAACATAAACCGCACAAGCGAGCTTTATAACGTTACAGACGACGGCAAAGTACAAAACTCGTACCTATTTTTATTTCAAAACACAGACGATGTGGCGCATAGCTACTATTTTGAGATAGAAAATAAAAACCTAAGCATAATAAAGCCAAAAGAGCCATTTAAAATAAATGCAAACCAAAAGCTCCGAATAATCGTGACAATCCAAAGCGACAAAGCCGCTAGCAAAGAGGAGCAAGTGCTAGTAAACGCCTACGCCACAGATGACAAAGAGCGAATACACGTTAAACGAAAGAGCATATTTATCTACCCAAAGGAAAACAGATGA
- a CDS encoding TetR/AcrR family transcriptional regulator C-terminal domain-containing protein — protein sequence MLGTFGRAETTALCRLVISEGYKNNKFGRIFSQKLMTKVEQRLVDFLSKGNIKILFGDKDIEMLAFNFCLLVREPVHIRCLLIPDSAPQTKKECEEIVRSAVDIFLRGALNNAK from the coding sequence ATACTTGGAACTTTTGGACGTGCGGAGACAACTGCGCTTTGCAGGCTTGTCATAAGCGAAGGCTACAAAAATAATAAATTTGGGCGCATATTTTCACAAAAACTAATGACAAAGGTCGAACAAAGGCTTGTGGATTTTCTAAGCAAAGGCAACATTAAAATTCTTTTTGGGGATAAGGACATAGAGATGCTTGCCTTTAATTTTTGCTTGCTTGTGCGCGAGCCTGTGCATATTCGCTGCCTTTTAATCCCAGATAGCGCTCCACAAACTAAAAAAGAATGCGAGGAGATAGTCCGCTCAGCCGTGGATATATTTTTACGTGGCGCTCTAAATAACGCCAAATAA
- a CDS encoding restriction endonuclease, with protein MKEIKQVVEAGVKNLFENTMGLKISVGKSVGKGFYTVSIPVSFETGVIEFYLFLKRPSLEAFAQHLFGDDEVSEGDLEDLSKEAANQIIGKAKNLLNEKNESKYSLGTPTFLGSVENTAIKFNEKFIYKLNNRTFFIGYIIK; from the coding sequence ATGAAAGAGATAAAACAAGTCGTAGAGGCTGGTGTAAAAAACCTCTTTGAAAATACAATGGGGCTAAAGATAAGCGTAGGTAAAAGCGTTGGTAAGGGCTTTTATACGGTCAGCATACCAGTTAGCTTTGAGACTGGAGTAATTGAGTTTTATCTATTTTTAAAGCGTCCTAGTCTTGAGGCGTTTGCTCAGCATCTTTTTGGTGATGATGAGGTTAGCGAGGGGGATTTGGAGGATTTAAGTAAAGAAGCGGCTAATCAAATCATAGGCAAGGCTAAGAATTTATTAAATGAAAAAAATGAGAGCAAATATAGCCTAGGCACTCCGACGTTTTTAGGTAGCGTGGAAAATACTGCGATTAAATTTAATGAAAAATTTATATACAAGCTAAATAATAGGACATTTTTCATAGGATATATCATAAAATGA